In the genome of Abyssalbus ytuae, the window TTTATTAAAATAAAAAGGAGAGCAGACTATGGAATTAATATTAAAACAAGACGTAGAAAAATTAGGTTTTAAAGATGATATTGTAACCGTAAAAAACGGTTATGGACGTAATTATTTAATACCTCAGGGATTTGCTATATTGGCTACTCCTTCAGCTAAAAAAGTATTGGCAGAGAATTTAAGACAAAGAGCTTTTAAAGAGAAGAAGATTGTTGATGATGCTAAAAAAATAGCAGATAAGATAAAAGCATTAGAAATTAAGATATCTGCAAAAACAGGATCAGGAAATAAACTTTTCGGATCAATTAATAATGCAGATTTAACCGCAGCTATTTCTAAAGAAGGTGTTGAGGTTGATAAAAAATATATTAGCGTAATAGGTGGCAATATCAAGGCAACAGGTCCTTATAATGCTACTATAAGATTGCACAGAGAAGTTGTTTTTGATTTTCCTTTTGAGGTAATTTCAGAAGCTAAGTAATTAACAATTTTTCGTTAAGAAAATATTAAGAGCCGCTCAATTGAGCGGCTTTTTTTATTGTAATTTTGAATTGCTTAATTCAAAAAAACTAATTTATTCACGATGAGGAAGTTATTATTCTTTTTACTGACTTTTTTTGCTGCCATCTCAATGGCTTATTCACAAGTAACAACATCCAATATAAAAGGACTTGTTGCCGATTCACAGGGGGAACCCTTACCTGGTGCCAATATTATAGCAGTTCATACCCCTACGGGAACAAATTACGGGGTAGTTACTAATTTTGACGGGCGCTATAATTTACTTAACCTTCGGGTAGGAGGGCCTTACAACATAACAGTCTCTTATATTGGTTTTCAAACTCAACAATTTGATAATGTTTTTCTCGAACTGGGAAAAACATTTACATTGGATGTCGTTTTAGCTGAAGATACCCAGGAACTGGACGCAGTAATTATAACAGGTGATAGTTCAGGAACATTCGGAGGTGATAGAACAGGGGCAGAAACCAGTG includes:
- the rplI gene encoding 50S ribosomal protein L9, producing MELILKQDVEKLGFKDDIVTVKNGYGRNYLIPQGFAILATPSAKKVLAENLRQRAFKEKKIVDDAKKIADKIKALEIKISAKTGSGNKLFGSINNADLTAAISKEGVEVDKKYISVIGGNIKATGPYNATIRLHREVVFDFPFEVISEAK